The DNA sequence AATTCATCCGGACGGGCGTTCCGGCACCACCCCTGTGCCCACCCTCCTAACCCGCCATTCACGGCCAGTCAGCAAAAAAGCCGCCTAACAGTCGACGCCGTTCCCCGTTAAGTTTATACCTTTAATCCGTTATCTTATACATCCTGTACCCATGTTTATTAAAACCTTTGAGGAATACCAAACCGCTTACCAACAGAGTGTAGATGATCCTGAGTCATTTTGGGCCGAAATAGCGCAGGAGTTTCAGTGGCGTAAACCCTGGAAAAAAACGTTGCAGTGGAACTTCGAAGAGCCCGATGTGAAATGGTTCGTAGGCGGTAAACTCAACATCACCGAAAACTGCCTTGACCGGCATCTCGCCGAGCGGGGCGATCAGCCCGCCATCATCTGGGAACCCAACGACCCCAATGAACCCGGCGTTACGCTGACCTACCGGATGCTCCACGACCAGGTATGCCGGTTTGCCAATGTACTCAAGCGCAATGGTGTCGTGAAGGGCGACCGTGTCTGCATCTACATGCCTATGGTGCCCGAGCTGGCCATTGCCGTGCTCGCCTGCGCCCGCATCGGCGCTATTCACTCCGTCGTGTTTGGTGGTTTTTCGGCGCAGAGCATCGCCGACCGCATCAACGACGCTAAATGTAAACTCATCATTACGTCGGACGGGGCTTACCGGGGCAACAAGGAAATCCCGATGAAGAACACCGTCGACGATGCCCTGATCGGTTGCCCGACCGTTGAGCGCGTCATTGTCCTGACCCGTACCCGCACCCCGGTAGCCATGTTCAAAGGGCGCGACGTGTGGTGGGAACAGGAACTGAAGCAGGTCACCGCCGACTGCCCCGCCGAGGAGATGGACGCCGAAGACACGCTGTTTATCCTGTATACGTCCGGCTCGACGGGCAAGCCCAAGGGCGTGGTGCATACCACCGGCGGCTACATGGTTTACGCGGCCTACACTTTCCAGAATGTCTTTCAATACAAGCCGGGGCAGGTGTTTTTCTGCACCGCCGATATCGGCTGGATCACGGGGCACAGCTACATCGTATACGGGCCGCTGGCCTGTGGCGCCACGTCGCTGCTGTTCGAGGGCGTTCCAACCTATCCCGACGCGGGCCGGTTCTGGGACATCGTCGATAAGCACCAGGTGAGCACGCTCTACACCGCTCCTACCGCCATCCGGTCGCTCATGGGTGCCGGGCTCGACTTCGTTAAAGGCCACGACCTGAGCAGCCTGGAAGTACTGGGCTCGGTAGGCGAACCGATCAACGAGGAAGCCTGGCACTGGTATGACGATAACATCGGTCACAACCGCTGCCCCATCGTCGATACGTGGTGGCAGACCGAAACCGGCGGCCTTATGATTTCGCCCATCGCCAACGTAACACCCCTCAAACCGGCGTTTGCCAGCCTGCCCCTGCCGGGTGTGCAGCCCATCCTGGTCGACGAGAATGGGAAGGAGATTGAAGGCAACGGCGTGAGCGGTAACCTGTGCATCAAATTTCCGTGGCCGGGTATTCTCCGCACCACCTACGGCGACCACGAACGCTGCCGGCAGACCTATTTCGCGACGTATCCCGGCCTGTACTTCACCGGCGACGGCTGCCTGCGCGACGAGGATGGCTACTACCGGATTACGGGCCGCGTCGACGACGTACTGAACGTGTCGGGTCACCGCATCGGCACCGCCGAAGTGGAAAATGCCATCAATATGCACACGGGCGTGGTCGAAAGCGCCGTTGTGGGCTACCCGCACGACATTAAAGGGCAGGGTATCTACGCCTATGTTATTACTGATCAGCAATCGGACCACGACGCCGACCTGACCAAACGCGATATTCTGGCCACGGTGAGCCGGGTCATTGGCCCCATCGCCAAGCCGGACAAGATCCAGTTTGTGAGCGGTCTGCCCAAAACGCGGTCGGGCAAGATCATGCGCCGGATTCTGCGCAAAATTGCTGAGGGCGACATGAATAATCTGGGCGATATCAGCACGCTGCTCGATCCGGCCGTCGTGGAAGAGATTAAAACCGGTAAATTATAAGGATCTGCGTAGGCGTGTGGTGTGAGTGTGACGGGATTAACCGGGCTACCGTGCCGGCACTCGACACACCCACACCACACGCCTTTTTTGCACCCGCAACAATCAGCTTCCTGGCTGATACTGGTCAGGTTGGCAACGCCCTCCGCAGGCTTGTTTTGTAGCATAATCCAAACAGGAAATGCTCATGGCAACGCTCAGTCAATCAACCCCCAGTTATACCATTCCCTCAGGCAGCAGCTGGTTAGCGGCCTATAACGCCTTCATCGAAAAAGCGGAGTTCACCCGCGTTGGCTGGGCCGCTACGGCCATTATCGTGCAGGGCTGCATCCTGACGCCCGCCTTTCTGCTCGTCATGTTCACCTTTGGCGGGGGCGACTGGCAACTGCTGACGGCGAACCTCAGCTTCTTTCTCGTCCTCGTTCCGGTACTGTCGGCCCTGCCGGTAAAATACATCATCCCGGCTTTTGCGTTCAGCACCGTACTCCACCTCACGCTGATCGTCATGGATCTGCTGTAAGAACCCACTAACCGCTACCCGTATGAAAACCATCGTTGCGGCTACCGACTTTTCGGCACATGCCAACCAGGCTACCCACGTGGCTATGCAACTGGCCCGTACCCAGAAAGCGACCCTCATTCTGGTCCATGTGTTTCATTTCTGGCCTACCAACCCGGCCGAAACCGGGCGTGACTTCCCGCTCAGCGCCCAGGCAATGCGTACCGAGAGTCAGCAGGCGCTGAAGAAGCTGGCCCACGATCTGCACCAGCGGTACGGGGCGGAGACACCAATCCATTGTATTACCAAAGAGGGGTATGCGATCCCGTCCATCCGCGAAGTCACCGCCGACGTGCGGGCTGACCTGCTCATTATGTCGACCGTGGGTACATCGCCCCAGAGCGCTCAGTTGATGGGCAGTATTGCGACGGGCATGGTTGCCGAAACGACCGTTCCGCTGCTGCTGATACCCCCTTCGGCCCACTATGCAAGCATCCGGAACGTAGTGCTGGGCGTGGACCTCGACACCCCGCCCAACGTGGTCGCGCTGGATACCGCACTGCGGTTTGCGCGGCAGTTCAAATGCGTCGTTAACGTCTTGTGCATCCACGATAACCCTACCGACCCGGAGGTCCACGCCAAAGCGGAGCACATCCGGCGGCTAATGACGCCGGTACCCCACACGCTGACCATCCAGCCCGGCGAGGATGTGTACGAGACACTGCTCACGTTTGCCCACGCCAACAAAGCCGACCTGATTATGATGCTGCCCCAGCCGCACGGCTGGTTCAGACGCCTGTTTGCGGATGGCGAAACCGAGCGTATGGCACGCCTGACGGATTTGCCGCTGCTGGCCATCGTTTAATAGCCCCGATATACTGACGCCGTCGCCAAACCTAGTAGCGTTTAACGACGGCGTCAGTGTTATGTTATGTTGAAACAGTCCTACAAAACTGTGTTTCCCTCCGGGCCACTCGCGATGGGTCAGGGAGCGGGAATGTACAGGTCAAACCGGGCCCCGTTGCCAGGTTCGCTGGATGCCTCGATCAGGCCGTGGTGGTTCTCAATGATTTTCCGCACCAGGGCCAGCCCCATACCGGTTCCCTCTTACTGAGCTTGAATCTGTAATCGCTGAAATATATCGATTATCTTTTCGCTGTATTGAGGGTCAAAGCCAATACCCGTGTCGGTAAACGTAATGTGGCAATAGGTTTGATCGGACAGCAGGGTTGGCATACCGGTCTTGTTCCCTTTAAGGAACTGACTTTTTATAGTAATCAGCAGGGGTCGGTCGGGACTGTAAAACTTAAGCGCGTTATCGATCAGGTGATGTAGAACTTGATAAAACTGAACGACAATGACCGGAGCGTAGCCCAATTTATCAGTTATGAACATCGCTTGTTTGACCTCGGCGACTTCTGCAAAGTCGGCAATCACCTCGATGGCCAGAGCGCGCAGGTTTGTGCTTTCGATGGTGTGGCTGCCTGAGTTCAGACGAGAAAAAGCCAGCAAATCCTGAATAAGTATCCGCATCCGACCAGCGGAGTGCTGGATACGCTGAAAGTAATCCTTGCCCGCCACCGTCAGGGTCTGTTGTTCGGTATCGAGGATGCGCCCTACCAGGGTTTGTATCTTACGCAGGGGCTCCTGTAGATCGTGGCTTACAGGTAATCAACTAAAGTGCCGGTTCGGTAAGCTAGAACGGCCCGGCATCCTCGCAAAGAGCTCACAACCCTTACAAAAGGGCTTTTGTCACCATTTGGACCATATACGCTAAATAAATCTGTTTTATTCGCAACGCAGCGTCGTATGTTCTTTAATGCTTTTCGCCCCCTGGCATCCAGTGCACCAAAATCGGAATGGTCCTTCAATCGCGGAGTACTTGCCGTCAAGGGCGAGCGAACATACTCGATCCATACAAAATCAATTAATGCGTCAAGGTCATAGACGCTTACGAAAACGGCCAGCGACTACTCCCGTTTGTCAGGTATTAGTCGTGCGGATAGAGAAAACGGACGTCTATACGGGGAGTTCATGATGTGGTCGTTGGGGTGGGCAGGAGTGGCGAACCCCCGTCCAGGCTTCACACCGTACCGGAGAACAGTCGCTGGGGTGAACCCGACTGCGTGGCCAGATACCGGTCGAACACCATGCAGATTGTACGTACGAACGGACGGCCTTCGGGACGAACCCAGAGCGTCGTCTCGTCGTAATCGATCAGGCCATCGGCCACCAGCTCGTCGAGTCGGGGCGTTAGCCTGTCCCACTCGTCGTCGGTCCAGTCGCTGATCGACCAGCTCGTCCGGAAGCGGCACATGATATCCAGGATCAGCCGCCGAACCAAAGTATCATCGTCGGTGAGCAGGTGACCGCGCAGGACGGGCATCTGGCCCGAAAACACGCGCTGTTGATACGTACCAAGGTCTTTCTCGTTCTGCATGAACGCCGTGCCAATGTCGCTGATAGCCGACACGCCCAGCCCGATTAGGACATCGGTACGGGTGGTTGTGTAGCCCATGAAATTCCGGTGCAGACGACCTCGTTCACTGGCTTTGTAGAGCGAGTCGTGCGGCAGGGCGAAATGATCCATCCCGATTTCGGTATAGCCGCCCGCTTCGAGTAGCGCGCGTCCCGTTTCGTAGAGGGCCCGTTTCTGACCGGCGGTGGGCAGGTCGTTGTCGGCAAAGCCGCGCTGGCCCGTTCCCTTCACCCAGGGGACGTGGGCGTAGGAATAGAACGCGATGCGTTCAGGCTGGAGAAGCCGCGTTTGGGCAATGGTTTCCTGAATAGAGCTGATCTGCTGGAACGGCAGACCAAATACCAGATCATGGCTGACGGACGTATACCCGATCTCCCGCGCCCAGCGAGTGACGCGCTCCACGTTGGCAAACGGCTGGTGGCGGTGGATGGCCCGCTGCACAACGGGGTCGTAATCCTGCACCCCGAAGCTGACGCGCCGGAAGCCGAAGTCGTACAGCGTTTGCAGGTGCGCCCGGGTTGTGTTGTTGGGATGTCCTTCCCAGCCAAAATCAATTGTTTCGGCAACGTCGGCCCAGCGGAAAATACCCGTCAGCAGCCGTCGCAGTTCGGCCGGAGCGAAAAAACTGGGTGTGCCGCCCCCCAGGTGCAGCTCGGCAATACGGGGGCGCTCGGGAAGCCAGATGCAGTACGTTTCCCACTCCTCCAGCAGCGCGTCGATGTAGGGTTCTTCGACACTGTGATTTCGTGTAATGCGCTTGTTACAGCCGCAAAACGTGCAGAGGCTCTCGCAGAACGGCAGGTGGATATAGACGCTGATGCCATCCGAGTAGTTGCTGTTGGCAAAAGCCGTTGTCAGGCGTTGCTTCCAGCCGCGCAGGCTGAAGGCGGTGGTGTTCCAGAAGGGTACGGGCGGATAGCTGGTGTAGCGCGGTCCGGCCACGTTATATTTGTCAATCAGCGAACGAGTCATAGAGCCAGCCGGACCGGTTTCGAAGGATGGTCAGGCCGGGCAAAGTTCGGCGCAAAGGCCGGCCGGAACCCGTGCCAGAATCAACCCCGCAGCTGATTTATATCAGCCGATACCAGCGCCCACGGCTGGATTTTTGGGGAAATTTCCGGCACCTATGATCACAGCGACTTCCACCAAAACGGTCTGCTACCACTGCGGTAATGACTGCTCTGCCGATACCGCTCCCATCCTGTTCGACGATAAATCCTTTTGCTGCGCTGGGTGCCAGACGGTATACCAGCTACTGAGCGATCACCAGCTTTGCCAGTATTATGACCTTAACCCGGCACCGGGTGTGGCTACGCCCGGCCGCACCCCCGCCCTCGACCGGTTCGCGTTTCTGGACCATCCCGACATTGCAGCCCAGCTGATCGACTTCCGCAACGAGACCGTTGCGCACGTAACATTTTACGTACCCGGCATTCACTGTTCGTCCTGTTTGTGGCTGCTCGAACACCTCTACCGGCTGGAACCGGGTGTGCAGCTAACGCGCGTCGACTTCCTCAAAAAGCAGGTACACCTGGTTTATGACCCCGCTAGCCTATCCCTCCGGCAGGTGGCCGAGTTGCTCACTTCGCTGGGCTACGAGCCGCTCATCAGCCTCAGCGACGTTGTCAAGCAGGGTAACAAACCCACCTACCGACCCCTCCTCTACCGGCTGGCGGTGGCCGGCTTCTGCGCGGGCAACATCATGCTGTTCAGCTTTCCCGAATACCTCGGCCTGGACGATCCCTCGTTCAGGCACCTTTTCGGAATCATCAACCTCGTCCTGGCTACGCCCGTCGTTTTCTATTCGGGATCGGGCTACTTCGACTCCGTCTGGCGGAGTCTGCGAAGAGGCATTATAAACATCGACTTCCCCATTCTGCTGGGTATTCTGACGGCCTACAGCCGGGGTACTTACGAGGTGCTGGCGCTGGGCGGAGCGGGGTACTACGACTCCGTGGCGGGCCTGATCTTTTTCCTGCTCTGCGGCAAGTGGTTTCAGCAGCGCACCTACGATTTTTTGTCCTTCGAGCGGGACTACACATCATATTTCCCGCTGGCGGTACAGCGGCTCTCCACCGGCGACCAGGAAGCGCCGGTACCCGTGGCTGACCTGCGCAAAGGTGACCGCATCCGGGTGCGCCACGGCGACCTGATCCCCGCCGACGGCCTGCTGTACCGGGGCAGCGGCCTGATCGACTACGCGTTCGTCACCGGCGAGTCGGAGCCGGAAACCAAAGAGCCGGGGGCGCTACTCTATGCCGGCGGCCGGCAGATGGGCGGAATTATCGACCTGGAGATCGTGCGCGACGTATCGCAGAGCTACCTCACCCAGCTCTGGAACAACGACGCCTTCCGGAAAGGCCACGCTAACCCGGCCAAAACCTTTGCCGATGCAGTAGGCACTTACTTCACCGTAACCGTGCTAACGCTGGCTACGCTGGTTGGTACATACTGGTATGGCTGGGCTGGTCAGCCAACGACGGCCGTTAATGCGTTTACGGCCATCCTGATCATTGCCTGCCCCTGCGTGCTGTCGCTGTCGTACCCGGTGGCGTTGGGCCACGGGCTGCGGCTACTGAGTAAACGGGGTTTCTACCTTAAAAATGCCGATGTGATCGAACAGCTGACCCACTGCGACACCATCGTGTTCGACAAAACCGGCACCCTCACAACGCCCGCTTCAGAAACCGTTGTCGAGTCATTTTCTCCCCCGTTGACACCCGTTGAGCGGACCATGATCCACACCCTGACCAGCCAGTCGGCGCATCCGCTCAGCCGCCGGCTCAGTCGGCACCTGGCCGGCAGTTCATTGATGACACTGGAGAACTACACGGAATTGCCCGGCCTGGGCTTGGTGGGCCTGGTCGACAACTGGCTGGCAAAAGTAGGCAGTGCTGCTTTCGTAGGGGGAACGGATACCCCCGGCGCAACGGCGGTTCACGTCAGTATTGAAGGGGTGTATCGCGGTGCGTTCCAATTTGCCGGGCAGCTGCGCGACGGACTATCCGACATGCTGACGGCCTTCACCAGCCCGTCGGCCCCGGTCAGCCGCCCCCGCTCCCCGAAACTGTACCTGCTCTCGGGCGATACCAGCGCGGCCCACACCCGGCTGAGCCGTTGGTTCTCTCCCGACGCCATGCGATTCGGCTGCAGCCCGGACGATAAGCTCCACTTCATCCGCGACCTACAGGCCCAGGGCCACCGCGTGCTCATGATTGGCGACGGGCTCAACGACGCCGGTGCCCTCAAACAGGCCGATGCGGGTATTGCCGTTACCGATGATACGCTGCAGTTTACCCCCGCCAGCGACGCCATTCTGGAAGCCCGATCGCTGCGACACCTGCCCGCTTTTCTGGCCTACAGCCGGTTTGCCATGCGGCTCATCCGGTTCAGCTTCGGCGTGTCGTTGCTCTATAACCTGGTTGGGCTCTCGTTTGCGGCCACGGGCCACCTGTCGCCGGTGGTAGCCGCCGTCCTCATGCCCCTCAGTTCGGCCACGATGGTCCTGATCGCCACGGTGGGCATGCGGCTGGGGCAGCCTGCACCGGCCCGGTCCGCCTGAACCGATTTACCGTTCGCTCAAGCCCGACACCCGGATGTTGTCATGCCCGATTATCCTGCGACTAAGGATGTAGACACGTAATATCTACACACTATGAAAACAGGATTTATCGTCGGGCTGCTGCTGGGAGCAGCGAGCCTGAGCAGCTGCGACACCAAGAAAGAAGTCGTTAAACCAACCGAAAACGCCATCACTGGCTTCCTCGCCAGCGAGTCCACCGTTAACTCGGGCGTTCGCACGTCCGGACCGTGGGAACTGGGGGTGGTTTTCAGCAGCTCGGTAGCGGGGAAGCTTACCCAGGTCGGCAGCAAAATGCCGGAGCCGGGCAGCTACCGCATCATCGTCTGGGACTTCGACACCAAGCAGGCCATCCGGCAGAAGACCGTCGAGCAGACAGCCCCCGACAAGCTCACGCTCAACGACATTGAATCGCTGACGCTGACACCCAATAAAAAGTACCTCATCAGTATCAACAACCAGTCTGCCGGCACCAACAAGAAATACGGGTTTGCCTATAAAACGGGGAGCAGTGACTTCATGCCCTTCACCAAAGGCAGCATTCTGGTCTACAATGCTTCGTACCGTAACACAGCGACGGCCCTCTTCCCCGATGTTGTCACCAACGTAAAGTACGAACTGTACGGCTACCCCGAATTCACGTTCATCCCCGATTAACGGGCTTGAATCCACTCGGGCACGTACCGGGCGACGGTCGGGTCGATACGCATGGCTGGCGTTACCAAAAGCTCTTTCCGGGGCCGTTGGCAGCCGGGCAAGTAAGCAGGTATTGGTTCGGTGCTTTTCCGGGCGTCATGTACCCCTTACCCGCCCGCGACCATGCGCCTTCGATTTCTTCTGGCATTCGTTCTGATCATCAACTTCGTTCAGGGTCAATCCATTGTCTGGACATCGGTACAGCCCGGCGTCTGGAAAGGCACCGTTGGTAAACCCGAAACCTACAATCTACTGACAGCCGCCGGGTCGGCTCCCAACGTACCGGCCCTGACCCGGCTGGGTACGGCCAGCTTTCCGCTGCCCAAACCAGCGATTGTGGCGCAGCTTGTGGATGGAAAAACGTACCTGCGTTTCCCCCTCGACCGAACGGAGCAACTCTACGGATTCGGCCTGAATTTCCAGACGGTGCACCAGCGGGGACGGATTCTGAATCTGCACATGGACCATTTTGGCGGAACTGACAATGGCCGGACGCACGCGCCAACGCCCTTTTACGTCTCCTCGAATGGCTACGGGGTGTTCATCAATTCGGCCCGTTACCTGACGGTGTACGCGGGTTCGGCCGCCCGGAAAGACAGCCCCGATGCGCCCGCAGCCCTGGATCGGAATACGGACAAAAACTGGACGGCCAGCCCCTATTCCGATGCCGTCGAGATTGTGGTGCCGGCCGCCGGGGTGGAGTTTTACGTATTTGGGGGACCCGCTCCGCTCGATGTTGTCCGGCGCTACAACCTCTTTGCCGGGGGTGGCTGCCTGCCCCCGCGCTGGGGACTGGGCTTTCAGCAACGGGTCAAGTCGCTCAACACGGCAGACCAGGTGCGGGCCGAAGCCGATGAGTTCGACCAGAAAGGATTTCCGCTGGATATGATCGGGCTGGAGCCGGGCTGGCAAAGCAAATCCTATCCCGGTACGTTTGAATGGGACAAAACGCGCTACCCCGATCCCGGTAATTTTCTAAAGACGATGCGGGGACGGGGCATCCGAACCAATCTCTGGATCAACCCCTACGTAGCACCGACGGCGTCGATTTACAACGCCATTCGTCCGCTAACGGCTTCGCATACGGTCTGGTCGGGCGTGGTACCGGACTTCACCCTGGCCGAAGCCCGGCGGATTTTTTTCGGGCAGCTGGCCAAAGACGGTATCAATCCGGGAGTGAGCGGCTACAAGATTGATGAAGTAGACGGCTATGACTCGTGGCTCTGGCCCGATGTAGCTACGTTCCCATCGGGCCACCCCGCCGAGCAGATGCGGCAAACCTACGGGCTGCTCATGCAGCGGTACAGTACCGATGAGTACCGGACGAAAAACACGCGTACGTACGGGCTTGTCAGGGCGTCGAACACGGGGGGCACCGCGTTCCCGTACGTCCTCTACAACGACTATTACAAGCACGAAGACTTTATTACGGCGCTTATTACCAGCAGCTATTGCGGGGTGCTGTGGACGCCCGAAGTGCGGGCGTCCCCCACGAGCGAAGAATGGCTGCGCCGGTTCCAGACGGTCGTTTTTTCGCCCCTGGCGATGATCAATGCCTGGGCAAGCGGCACCAAACCCTGGTCGTTTGCCGACGTGAGTAAACAGGTACAGGACATGGCCCTGCTACGGATGCAGATGATGCCCTACTGGTACAGCGAGTTTGCCAACTACCACTTCGATGGTACGCCCCCCTTCCGGGCCATGAGCCTGGAGGAAGGTTTCCTGGCCGATGTACGCACTACGGTGGTGAACAGCAACCTGAATGACAACCCCTACGCGCTGGCTATCCGGCAGGAGGTAAAAGACCAGTACATGGCGGGTGGAAACCTGCTGGTAGCTCCCTTGTTTGCCGGGCAGACCAGTCGGCTGGTGACCCTGCCCAAGGGCAACTGGTATGATTTTTACACGGGTGAGCTGGTCGGTAACGGCCAGCAGATCACGGCCGCCCCCGGCCTGGACCGGATTCCGGTCTACGTAAAAGACGGTGGTATTGTCCCCATGATGCCCGCCCGGCTCCGCGCCCCCAAAGCGGGTGAAACGGTGCCCATTGAAGTACGCTACTACGGCAGCAAGCCGGGCCGGTACCGGCTCTATGACGATGACGGCGAAACCTTTGACTACGAACGCGGCCAGTACAGCTTCCGCGAAATCCGGGTCACCAAAACAGCTACGGGACTAAGCGGCACGATATCGGCACCGGAGCCCGGCAAACCGAACACCGTAGGGGCCGTAACGTTCGTACAGATGACGAAGTAAGTGGCGTTTTCGCCCGACTTGCACCGTTAACTAACCTGGTGGTGGGACGTATGAATTTATTCTTCACATTGCCCTGACAATCAATTACCTACCCCACCCTCTTACGCTGCTCGTCTTTTATGGAATCTGTATTCTCACCTGCGTCGGCTGGGTATGCTGCGGCTGTTCATCCCGTTGTTCAGGCCGACCGTATCCGAACGCTCGACGTATTGCGGGGCGTTGCCCTGCTCGGTATTCTGTTGATGAATATTCAGGCCTTCGGGCTTACCGAAGCCAGTGTGCAGCAACTCGTCCGGAACCCCCACGGGGGTAATTACTGGCTCATGACGCTGGTTCATGTATTATTCGAGAATAAGATGCGGGCCCTGTTTTCGATGCTGTTCGGGGCGGGCATCATCCTGTTTCTGACCAAAAGCCGGAGCGATTCGGGTCTGGGTACGCCGGAGCTGTTCATCCGGCGTCAGCTGTGGCTCATCGTTTTCGGACTTGTCAACGCCTGGGTTCTCCTGTGGCAGTACGATATCCTGTTCCACTATGGTATTGTGGGCATTTTTCTGTTTCCGTTCATGCGGCTGTCGCCCCGCGCGTTGCTCATTTGTGCCGTGGTCGCAGGGTCGATCTACAGCGGAAAGCTCTACTGGCAGTTTACCGAACAGAAGCAGAAATACGAAAAATTCCAGCCGGTAGCGGCCCTCGAAAAAAAGAATAAAAAGGTAAAGCTGACCGACGAACAGAAAGAAGCAAAGTCGGTCTGGGAAGGGCTGGTAAAAGAGCATCAGTACGACCGCAAAGCTGACAAGGCCAATGTGGTGGCCATGCGCTCCGACTACGCTACCGTATGGAACCATCAACTGCCGACGATAAAACAGATGGAAGCCCCCTTTTTCTACCAGTTTGGTCTGTGGGACATTGTCTCGATGATGCTGCTGGGGATGGCCCTGTTCAAATGGGGATTTTTGTCCAATCAGCTCACCACCCGCCAGTATGCATTCCTGGCCGTCGGCGGACTGCTGACCGGCCAGACAATGGCCTGGTTTTCGCTACCTTATCATGAACTGGCCCTTGTCAATTTTACAACCTACATCACCACCAATAGCCTTCCGGTGGCGGAGGTACTGATGCCTTTTGAGCGGGCAGTGTCGGCCCTTGGCTGGGCCAGTCTGGTGCTGCTGGCCTACCGGTCCGGACTGGGCATGTGGCTTTGGGCGGGGTTGAGTGCGGTAGGACAGATGGCCTTTACCAACTACCTGATGCAAAGCGTTCTCTGCACCCTGTTTTTCTACGGGTATGGCTTTGGCTATTACGGCGATATGAAGCTGTATCAGCTGTATATGGTCGTAGCGGAGATCTGGCTGATCCAGCTGGTGTTCAGCACTGTGTGGTTAAAAACGTTCCGGTTCGGGCCACTCGAATGGCTCTGGCGTTCGCTGACCTACGGCAAACGGCAACCCATGCGCCTGAACGAAAAAGCGCCACAACCCACCCCGGCATTTGCCTGATCTACCCACCGCTAACTGATGTCTGTCATGGAAACGAATCCAATTTTTCCGATAACTACCGGCACTGCCGCACCGGGTCTGTCCACTAATATACCCATCCGTTATGAGGATACCGTTCAGCTACCGGCGACTCCCCAGCCAGTGGCAAAAGCCGCCCGTATTCAAACCATTGACCTGATCCGGGGACTGGCGCTGCTGGGCATCCTGATGATGAACATTCCCGGGTTTGGTTACCTGGGATCGGGTTATAACCGATTGCTGAATAATCCGACCGGCCCTGA is a window from the Spirosoma rigui genome containing:
- a CDS encoding glycoside hydrolase family 31 protein, encoding MRLRFLLAFVLIINFVQGQSIVWTSVQPGVWKGTVGKPETYNLLTAAGSAPNVPALTRLGTASFPLPKPAIVAQLVDGKTYLRFPLDRTEQLYGFGLNFQTVHQRGRILNLHMDHFGGTDNGRTHAPTPFYVSSNGYGVFINSARYLTVYAGSAARKDSPDAPAALDRNTDKNWTASPYSDAVEIVVPAAGVEFYVFGGPAPLDVVRRYNLFAGGGCLPPRWGLGFQQRVKSLNTADQVRAEADEFDQKGFPLDMIGLEPGWQSKSYPGTFEWDKTRYPDPGNFLKTMRGRGIRTNLWINPYVAPTASIYNAIRPLTASHTVWSGVVPDFTLAEARRIFFGQLAKDGINPGVSGYKIDEVDGYDSWLWPDVATFPSGHPAEQMRQTYGLLMQRYSTDEYRTKNTRTYGLVRASNTGGTAFPYVLYNDYYKHEDFITALITSSYCGVLWTPEVRASPTSEEWLRRFQTVVFSPLAMINAWASGTKPWSFADVSKQVQDMALLRMQMMPYWYSEFANYHFDGTPPFRAMSLEEGFLADVRTTVVNSNLNDNPYALAIRQEVKDQYMAGGNLLVAPLFAGQTSRLVTLPKGNWYDFYTGELVGNGQQITAAPGLDRIPVYVKDGGIVPMMPARLRAPKAGETVPIEVRYYGSKPGRYRLYDDDGETFDYERGQYSFREIRVTKTATGLSGTISAPEPGKPNTVGAVTFVQMTK
- a CDS encoding DUF418 domain-containing protein, giving the protein MESVFSPASAGYAAAVHPVVQADRIRTLDVLRGVALLGILLMNIQAFGLTEASVQQLVRNPHGGNYWLMTLVHVLFENKMRALFSMLFGAGIILFLTKSRSDSGLGTPELFIRRQLWLIVFGLVNAWVLLWQYDILFHYGIVGIFLFPFMRLSPRALLICAVVAGSIYSGKLYWQFTEQKQKYEKFQPVAALEKKNKKVKLTDEQKEAKSVWEGLVKEHQYDRKADKANVVAMRSDYATVWNHQLPTIKQMEAPFFYQFGLWDIVSMMLLGMALFKWGFLSNQLTTRQYAFLAVGGLLTGQTMAWFSLPYHELALVNFTTYITTNSLPVAEVLMPFERAVSALGWASLVLLAYRSGLGMWLWAGLSAVGQMAFTNYLMQSVLCTLFFYGYGFGYYGDMKLYQLYMVVAEIWLIQLVFSTVWLKTFRFGPLEWLWRSLTYGKRQPMRLNEKAPQPTPAFA